A DNA window from Thiothrix subterranea contains the following coding sequences:
- a CDS encoding Na(+)/H(+) antiporter subunit B, with amino-acid sequence MNLLDGLWGILDLLLVAVLLLLAMAAVLSSDRRRSMMLFIVFGLVLALVWARLHAPDIALAEAAIGAGLGGALLMATLRRDTHQQTDQFPQHPVVLWGAGVLVMVLGTMIAWGLFSVLPTVEQTWRKGAAVDAQLAFSGVSHPVTAVLLNFRAWDTLLELAVLLAAILGIRALGYVRSAYVTEVAFSQLAVWLVPLLILMAGYVLWAGAHSPGGAFQAGALLAGAGILLRLAGYSHAGLPTTRWLVRLGLVVGTGVFLLVGLGLLGWGQGFLHYPVAYAKWWILLIEMLATVSIGMTLTLAFMGGIPQKEAA; translated from the coding sequence ATGAATCTGCTTGATGGCTTATGGGGCATTTTGGATCTGTTGCTGGTGGCGGTGTTGTTGTTATTGGCAATGGCGGCGGTACTGAGCAGTGATCGGCGGCGTAGCATGATGCTGTTTATCGTGTTTGGTTTGGTATTGGCGTTGGTGTGGGCGCGGTTACACGCCCCGGATATTGCACTGGCGGAAGCCGCAATTGGGGCGGGGTTGGGTGGGGCGTTGTTAATGGCAACCTTGCGGCGCGATACGCATCAGCAAACCGATCAGTTTCCACAACACCCTGTGGTGTTATGGGGTGCGGGCGTGTTGGTAATGGTACTGGGAACGATGATTGCGTGGGGCTTGTTCTCGGTATTGCCCACGGTGGAACAAACCTGGCGCAAAGGCGCGGCGGTGGATGCGCAATTGGCATTTAGCGGGGTTAGCCACCCGGTAACGGCGGTGTTATTGAATTTTCGGGCGTGGGATACCTTGTTGGAATTGGCGGTGTTGTTGGCGGCCATTTTGGGGATTCGTGCCTTGGGGTATGTGCGTTCGGCGTATGTGACGGAAGTCGCGTTCAGCCAATTGGCGGTGTGGTTAGTGCCCTTATTGATTCTAATGGCGGGTTATGTGCTGTGGGCGGGAGCGCATTCGCCGGGTGGGGCGTTTCAGGCGGGGGCATTGCTGGCAGGCGCGGGCATTTTGCTGCGCTTGGCGGGGTATTCCCATGCGGGGTTGCCGACGACACGTTGGTTGGTACGTTTGGGCTTGGTGGTGGGAACGGGTGTGTTTTTGCTGGTGGGTTTGGGGCTGTTGGGATGGGGACAGGGTTTCCTGCATTACCCGGTCGCTTATGCAAAATGGTGGATATTATTGATTGAAATGCTGGCTACGGTGTCGATTGGGATGACGCTGACGTTGGCTTTCATGGGCGGGATACCGCAGAAGGAGGCAGCGTGA
- a CDS encoding monovalent cation/H(+) antiporter subunit G, which produces MIFDALSVLLLLLGLFFFVSGLLGLWRFPDTFARLHALTKADNLGLGLVMTGLLFQVPDVLWAIKFVLVWLLALVASAVNAHLIAVFLHRQQEGHDESA; this is translated from the coding sequence ATGATCTTTGACGCGCTTTCCGTGCTATTGCTGTTGCTGGGCTTGTTTTTCTTCGTGTCCGGTTTGTTGGGGTTATGGCGGTTTCCCGATACGTTTGCGCGGCTTCATGCCCTGACGAAGGCGGATAATTTGGGCTTGGGGTTGGTGATGACAGGCTTGCTATTCCAAGTACCCGATGTGTTGTGGGCGATTAAATTCGTCTTGGTGTGGTTGCTGGCATTGGTGGCGAGTGCGGTGAATGCGCATTTGATTGCGGTATTCCTGCACCGGCAACAGGAGGGACACGATGAATCTGCTTGA
- a CDS encoding 4a-hydroxytetrahydrobiopterin dehydratase, protein MTATQPSAAWHIQQRPAAMTRRYDFASYSETRTFLDQLAALSERTGYHPNLNFARNHVSVSINADGETLGDVEYTFAAEADHLAQR, encoded by the coding sequence ATGACCGCAACCCAACCCAGCGCTGCATGGCATATCCAGCAACGCCCAGCGGCAATGACCCGCCGTTATGATTTCGCGTCTTACAGCGAAACCCGCACGTTTTTGGATCAACTCGCGGCACTGTCCGAACGCACGGGTTATCACCCCAACCTGAATTTCGCCCGTAACCACGTGAGCGTCAGCATCAACGCGGACGGTGAAACCCTAGGTGATGTGGAATACACCTTTGCGGCTGAAGCTGACCATTTAGCGCAACGGTGA
- a CDS encoding CsoS2 family carboxysome shell protein encodes MQTLAGRSLTGNRVDHSPKLTGDDRGGCLPVTGTEYYGKEHFAGYCASEPPPVPAKVHVGMTQQGQTVSGISLMTSKHVTGNEYGAQQHVSGTPYLSVVEQAPHHHDHGDGEHGFCCDECAADHLLKVKVAQARRMLPPPPVMCHGCADSAVAEAKQAAQQAAASFSIQSPAQAALGRVTGNAYEGAGRITGPGNRGNQVVSGTPEFRYQQPAAATVASEPVATSAEPAASRVTGDGRDNLRITGDDWGRSQRMTGTEGRWAQNRNPTLRGMQPAMAMVNAHANKSLERPEAPPIANVTGSSGNSGKGALITVSGGARG; translated from the coding sequence ATGCAAACCCTTGCGGGGCGCAGTCTGACAGGCAATCGGGTGGATCACAGCCCAAAGCTCACCGGTGATGATCGTGGCGGCTGCTTGCCCGTCACCGGTACTGAATACTACGGCAAGGAACATTTTGCCGGGTATTGTGCAAGCGAACCGCCACCTGTCCCTGCCAAAGTGCACGTAGGCATGACCCAGCAAGGGCAAACCGTCTCCGGCATTTCGCTGATGACGTCCAAGCATGTCACGGGAAATGAATACGGCGCACAACAACACGTCAGTGGTACACCGTACCTGAGCGTCGTTGAGCAGGCACCACACCACCATGATCACGGTGACGGTGAACACGGCTTTTGCTGTGATGAGTGCGCAGCCGATCATTTACTGAAAGTGAAAGTGGCGCAGGCACGGCGCATGTTGCCACCGCCGCCGGTGATGTGCCACGGCTGTGCTGACAGTGCTGTTGCAGAAGCGAAACAAGCAGCCCAACAAGCGGCAGCGAGTTTCAGCATTCAATCACCGGCACAAGCCGCACTGGGACGCGTAACAGGCAATGCCTACGAAGGTGCGGGGCGCATTACCGGCCCTGGCAATCGTGGCAACCAAGTGGTTTCCGGCACACCGGAGTTTCGTTACCAGCAGCCAGCAGCAGCCACTGTTGCCAGCGAACCGGTAGCGACCAGTGCCGAACCAGCCGCCTCGCGTGTGACCGGCGACGGGCGTGACAACCTGCGCATCACGGGTGACGACTGGGGTCGTAGCCAACGCATGACCGGTACGGAAGGGCGGTGGGCGCAAAACCGCAACCCGACCTTACGTGGAATGCAACCAGCGATGGCCATGGTGAATGCACACGCCAACAAGTCACTGGAACGCCCCGAAGCGCCGCCTATCGCTAACGTGACCGGCAGCAGTGGCAACAGTGGTAAAGGTGCGCTCATCACCGTTTCCGGTGGGGCAAGAGGTTAG
- a CDS encoding BMC domain-containing protein, giving the protein MAQVTGVALGMIETRGLVPAIEAADAMTKAAEVKLIGRQFVGGGYVTVLVRGETGAVNAAVRAGADACERVGDGLVAAHIIARVHSEVESILPKSE; this is encoded by the coding sequence ATGGCACAAGTAACAGGTGTTGCGTTAGGCATGATTGAAACACGGGGTCTCGTTCCGGCTATCGAAGCCGCCGATGCCATGACCAAAGCGGCTGAAGTCAAGCTGATCGGTCGTCAATTCGTTGGCGGTGGTTATGTGACGGTGTTGGTTCGCGGCGAAACGGGTGCGGTCAACGCAGCGGTACGTGCGGGTGCTGACGCTTGTGAGCGCGTGGGTGACGGTTTGGTCGCGGCGCACATTATTGCCCGCGTCCACTCTGAAGTCGAAAGCATTTTGCCGAAGTCGGAGTAA
- a CDS encoding form I ribulose bisphosphate carboxylase large subunit, with protein sequence MAKKYEAGVKEYRQTYWQPDYIPLDTDILACFKITPQPGIDREEAAAAVAAESSTGTWTTVWTDLLTDMDYYRGRAYMIEDVPGDDACFYAFIAYPIDLFEEGSVVNVFTSLVGNVFGFKAIRALRLEDVRFPIAYVKTCNGPPHGIQVERDKMNKYGRPMLGCTIKPKLGLSAKNYGRAVYECLRGGLDFTKDDENINSQPFMRWRDRFLFVQDAIETSEAQTGERKGHYLNVTAPSPEEMYERAEFAKEIGSPIIMHDFLTGGMTANTGLARWCRKNGMLLHIHRAMHAVLDRNPHHGIHFRVLTKALRLSGGDHLHTGTVVGKLEGDRASTLGWIDLLRESYVPEDRSRGIFFDQDWGSMPGAFAVASGGIHVWHMPALVNIFGDESVLQFGGGTLGHPWGNAAGAAANRVALEACVEARNRGVELERNGKEILTKAAQSSPELKIAMETWKEIKFEFDTVDKLDVQNR encoded by the coding sequence ATGGCAAAGAAATACGAAGCCGGGGTGAAGGAATACCGGCAAACCTATTGGCAGCCTGACTATATCCCGTTGGATACGGATATTCTGGCGTGCTTTAAAATCACCCCGCAACCGGGTATTGACCGTGAAGAAGCGGCGGCGGCAGTCGCAGCAGAATCTTCCACGGGTACTTGGACGACCGTGTGGACAGACTTGCTGACCGACATGGATTACTACCGTGGTCGTGCGTACATGATCGAAGATGTACCGGGCGACGATGCCTGTTTCTATGCCTTCATCGCTTACCCGATTGACCTGTTTGAAGAAGGTTCGGTAGTCAACGTCTTCACCTCATTGGTGGGTAACGTATTCGGCTTTAAAGCAATCCGCGCTTTGCGTCTTGAAGACGTGCGCTTCCCGATTGCTTACGTAAAAACCTGTAATGGCCCACCACACGGCATCCAGGTTGAACGTGACAAAATGAACAAATACGGTCGCCCAATGCTGGGTTGCACCATCAAGCCTAAGCTGGGTTTGTCTGCGAAGAACTACGGTCGTGCGGTATACGAATGCTTGCGCGGTGGCTTGGACTTCACCAAAGACGACGAAAACATCAACTCACAGCCGTTCATGCGCTGGCGTGACCGCTTCCTGTTCGTGCAGGACGCGATTGAAACCTCAGAAGCGCAAACCGGCGAACGCAAAGGTCACTACCTGAACGTGACTGCACCTTCCCCTGAAGAAATGTATGAGCGTGCTGAATTTGCCAAAGAAATCGGTTCACCGATTATCATGCACGACTTCCTGACTGGCGGTATGACAGCTAACACCGGTCTGGCTCGCTGGTGCCGTAAAAACGGCATGTTGCTGCACATCCACCGGGCGATGCACGCGGTACTCGACCGTAACCCGCACCACGGTATCCACTTCCGGGTACTGACCAAAGCACTGCGTTTGTCGGGTGGCGATCACCTGCATACCGGTACGGTGGTGGGCAAGCTGGAAGGCGACCGCGCTTCTACACTGGGCTGGATTGACCTGTTACGTGAATCTTACGTACCCGAAGACCGTTCACGCGGCATTTTCTTCGACCAAGACTGGGGTTCAATGCCGGGTGCATTCGCGGTCGCCTCCGGTGGTATCCACGTCTGGCACATGCCTGCACTGGTAAACATCTTCGGTGATGAGTCTGTTTTGCAATTCGGCGGCGGTACATTAGGGCATCCGTGGGGCAACGCAGCAGGTGCGGCGGCTAATCGTGTAGCACTGGAAGCGTGCGTTGAAGCCCGTAACCGTGGTGTTGAACTGGAGCGTAACGGTAAGGAAATCCTCACCAAAGCGGCACAGTCTAGCCCTGAACTCAAGATCGCCATGGAAACATGGAAAGAAATCAAGTTCGAGTTCGACACCGTTGACAAACTTGATGTTCAGAACCGCTAA
- a CDS encoding LysR family transcriptional regulator: MMNLRHITLHQLRLFYSVGKHLSFTRAAEELHLTQPAVSIQIKRLEESVGIPLTEQIGKRLFLTEAGRELFEACRDVLDRLRVLNDDMIGMEGGVKGPLNISAITTAKYFMPHLLGTFLKDYPRVEPRLTITNQAKVIRRLEDNLDDLVIMGTVPTSGNLELAAEYFLDNPIVVIAPPNHPLVGERNITLERIAQERFLSREEGSGTRAARIRLFAEHGLEANIYMELGSSEAIKQAVMAGLGISVLSFHNLRLELEAGLLAVLDVQHFPLMRRWHAVHLKGKKLSNTSKRFLDFLLQDGARMWEDINVKRLHLPAHHLQPLPEPDAHE; the protein is encoded by the coding sequence ATGATGAACCTGCGCCACATTACCCTGCACCAGTTGCGCCTGTTTTACAGCGTAGGCAAGCATTTGTCGTTTACGCGGGCAGCGGAGGAATTGCACCTGACCCAACCGGCGGTGTCTATCCAGATTAAACGCTTGGAGGAAAGTGTCGGCATCCCGCTGACGGAACAAATCGGCAAACGTTTATTCCTCACCGAAGCCGGGCGTGAACTGTTTGAGGCATGTCGCGATGTCTTAGACCGTTTGCGGGTGCTCAACGACGACATGATTGGTATGGAAGGGGGCGTCAAAGGCCCTTTGAATATTTCAGCGATTACCACCGCGAAGTATTTCATGCCGCATTTGCTTGGCACGTTCCTCAAGGATTATCCACGGGTAGAGCCACGCCTCACCATTACCAATCAAGCTAAAGTGATCCGCCGCTTGGAAGATAATCTGGATGACTTGGTGATCATGGGGACGGTTCCCACCAGCGGTAATCTGGAACTCGCCGCTGAATATTTCCTTGATAACCCCATTGTGGTGATTGCCCCGCCTAATCACCCCTTGGTTGGGGAACGCAACATTACCTTGGAACGCATTGCCCAAGAACGCTTTTTGTCACGTGAAGAGGGTTCTGGCACACGTGCAGCCCGCATCCGGCTGTTTGCCGAACACGGGCTGGAAGCCAATATCTACATGGAACTTGGCAGCAGCGAAGCCATCAAGCAAGCGGTCATGGCCGGGTTGGGCATTTCGGTATTGTCGTTTCACAATTTGCGCCTCGAATTGGAAGCGGGCTTGCTCGCTGTCTTGGATGTGCAACATTTTCCGCTCATGCGCCGTTGGCACGCGGTGCATTTGAAGGGGAAAAAGCTGTCCAATACCTCCAAACGCTTTCTCGATTTTCTGTTGCAAGACGGGGCGCGGATGTGGGAAGACATCAACGTTAAGCGCTTACATTTACCCGCCCACCATTTGCAGCCGCTACCTGAGCCTGATGCCCATGAATAA
- a CDS encoding Na+/H+ antiporter subunit E, which produces MPLVIIVFILLLTLWLLLTSGDLGSLLVGLPFIMLALWSYRLQRHAPYPLTFSFLGALRFVGFFLRESLRGGLDIALRVWQPRVSLSVAFYEYRLIFPQGPIRSFFMYCISLLPGTLSVCVSENGKLRLHVLDDRGAVAEDLARLEQRVCDLFALPCYKGAL; this is translated from the coding sequence ATGCCGTTGGTTATCATCGTATTTATATTGTTGCTGACGCTTTGGTTATTATTGACCAGTGGTGATCTCGGTTCTTTGCTGGTCGGGTTGCCGTTCATTATGCTGGCGCTGTGGAGTTATCGGTTGCAGCGCCATGCCCCTTATCCGTTAACGTTTTCATTCCTTGGTGCATTGCGCTTTGTGGGATTTTTCCTACGCGAATCTTTGCGTGGTGGTTTGGATATTGCGTTGCGGGTGTGGCAACCGCGCGTGTCATTGTCTGTCGCGTTCTATGAATACCGTCTTATTTTTCCTCAAGGGCCAATCCGCTCGTTTTTTATGTATTGCATCAGTTTGTTACCCGGAACTTTGAGTGTGTGCGTGTCAGAAAATGGCAAGTTGCGCTTGCATGTACTCGATGATCGCGGCGCGGTAGCGGAGGATTTAGCCCGTTTGGAACAGCGGGTTTGTGATTTGTTTGCATTGCCTTGTTACAAGGGGGCGCTATGA
- a CDS encoding lysozyme inhibitor LprI family protein has translation MKLATLFCSILVIAHMSMAHAASFDCDKASTPIEKTLCQDDSLSEYDEIMAYAYQQLRTLDKSNAAEHKSQQQQWIEKRNYECMDGDADCLLKLYPDRIRDLENAVVGLNSRGKSCDGIYQYQHSASLDGDDTPGQVTDALITSPLDQEHRTFSLGIQGSNGHSCTFRGIARRTAEGFNWSTYLPDVGNGKSPECELDFKTSADKQTVSLTTPRGNDPTDPEYGNACHAYFCGQRAGLPPDGSVFQAAKGQDCESIRNGILDGQEIPD, from the coding sequence ATGAAACTAGCCACTCTATTTTGCAGTATCTTGGTCATTGCGCACATGTCAATGGCTCACGCCGCCAGCTTCGATTGTGACAAAGCATCCACGCCCATTGAGAAGACTTTGTGCCAAGATGATTCCTTGAGTGAGTACGATGAAATCATGGCGTATGCCTACCAACAGCTTCGGACACTTGATAAAAGTAATGCAGCAGAACACAAAAGCCAGCAACAACAATGGATAGAAAAACGCAATTATGAATGCATGGATGGTGATGCTGATTGCTTGCTCAAGCTGTACCCTGACCGCATCCGAGATCTGGAGAATGCTGTTGTCGGTTTAAACTCGCGGGGTAAATCATGCGATGGTATTTACCAATATCAGCATTCCGCCAGCTTGGATGGTGACGATACACCCGGTCAAGTCACTGATGCTTTAATTACCAGCCCGCTTGACCAAGAGCACCGGACATTTAGCTTAGGCATTCAAGGCAGCAATGGGCATAGCTGTACCTTCAGGGGGATTGCTCGCCGTACCGCAGAGGGGTTTAACTGGTCAACCTACTTACCGGATGTTGGTAATGGTAAGTCGCCAGAGTGTGAATTGGATTTCAAGACCTCAGCCGATAAGCAAACGGTCAGCCTGACAACACCACGGGGTAATGATCCGACAGACCCGGAATACGGCAACGCTTGCCATGCTTATTTTTGCGGTCAACGCGCAGGATTACCACCTGACGGCAGTGTATTCCAAGCGGCAAAAGGGCAGGATTGTGAATCTATCCGCAATGGTATTTTAGATGGGCAGGAAATACCCGATTGA
- a CDS encoding L-threonylcarbamoyladenylate synthase has protein sequence MHHFVSNNIAAACQAVQQGKVIAYPTEAVFGLGCDPANLEAVQRILTLKQRPAHKGLILIAADLQQLAPWLLPLEAALLQQILPTWPGAVTWLLPVRPEVSPLIRGEHDTLAVRVTAHPVCRELCQCLGHPLISTSANLNGQEPARNVAEILQQFDQQLGFVLDAPLGGQLQPTQIRDGRTGQVIRAS, from the coding sequence TTGCACCATTTTGTAAGCAATAACATTGCAGCGGCCTGCCAAGCAGTGCAACAGGGTAAAGTGATTGCTTACCCAACCGAAGCGGTGTTTGGCTTAGGCTGTGACCCGGCTAATCTTGAGGCGGTGCAGCGTATTCTTACGCTTAAACAACGCCCTGCACACAAAGGGCTGATTCTGATTGCTGCCGACTTGCAACAGCTTGCCCCTTGGTTGTTACCGCTCGAAGCGGCGTTACTGCAACAAATCTTACCCACTTGGCCGGGGGCGGTGACGTGGTTGTTACCCGTGCGCCCTGAGGTTTCCCCGCTCATTCGAGGCGAACACGACACACTGGCGGTGCGGGTCACAGCGCATCCTGTTTGCCGGGAATTGTGCCAATGTCTGGGGCATCCGCTCATTTCCACCAGTGCCAATTTGAATGGGCAAGAACCCGCCCGCAACGTGGCAGAAATCCTCCAGCAATTTGACCAGCAATTGGGATTTGTCTTGGATGCGCCCTTGGGCGGGCAATTACAGCCGACCCAAATTCGCGACGGGCGTACCGGGCAGGTGATTCGAGCCAGTTAA
- a CDS encoding ribulose bisphosphate carboxylase small subunit, whose amino-acid sequence MADFQDYKQTVKYETFSYLPALTADQTRQQIQYIVSQGWNPAIEHVEPARSHKYYWFMWKLPMFGEQSVDRILSEIEACHREYPNHHVRLIGYDNYTQSQGTSFVVYRA is encoded by the coding sequence ATGGCTGATTTTCAGGATTACAAACAAACCGTCAAGTACGAAACCTTTTCTTACTTGCCTGCGCTGACGGCAGACCAAACCCGCCAGCAAATTCAATACATCGTGTCACAGGGCTGGAACCCAGCTATCGAACACGTGGAACCTGCCAGATCCCACAAGTACTACTGGTTCATGTGGAAGCTGCCCATGTTCGGTGAGCAAAGCGTTGACCGCATCCTGTCAGAGATCGAAGCGTGCCATCGGGAATACCCCAACCACCACGTGCGTCTGATCGGTTACGACAACTACACCCAAAGCCAAGGCACATCCTTTGTTGTGTACCGCGCCTAA
- a CDS encoding carboxysome peptide B, translating to MEIMRVQSDLVATQRVPGLKNMSLRVLVDSKGNQNVACDPVGAPPGAWVFTISGSAARYALTDPKVLTDLTIAGIIDHWEE from the coding sequence ATGGAAATCATGCGGGTACAGTCTGATTTGGTCGCCACCCAGCGCGTACCCGGCTTGAAGAACATGTCCTTGCGGGTATTGGTGGACAGCAAGGGGAATCAAAATGTGGCTTGCGATCCGGTGGGCGCACCGCCCGGAGCGTGGGTTTTCACCATCAGCGGATCAGCGGCGCGTTACGCGCTCACTGATCCCAAGGTGCTAACGGATTTGACCATCGCCGGAATCATCGACCATTGGGAAGAATGA
- a CDS encoding MrpF/PhaF family protein, with translation MNTVLLAVVVVLALVLLISLLIILSRAWLTDRLLAVQLLGTLGVAILLVLAVVMQQRAFLDTALILVLLAVVVTAVFTHRQRGGKS, from the coding sequence ATGAATACGGTGCTATTGGCGGTAGTGGTGGTATTGGCGCTGGTGTTACTCATCAGTTTACTGATTATTTTATCGCGGGCGTGGTTGACTGACCGCTTGTTGGCGGTGCAATTGCTGGGAACCTTGGGTGTCGCTATTTTGTTGGTGCTGGCAGTGGTGATGCAGCAACGGGCGTTTTTGGATACTGCCTTGATTCTGGTGTTGTTGGCGGTCGTGGTGACAGCAGTCTTTACCCACCGGCAGCGGGGAGGCAAATCATGA
- a CDS encoding carboxysome peptide A produces the protein MKIMRVEKTLVSTNRLAELGHKGLLVVQEKVGGARQVAVDAIGCLPGDWVICVGSSAAREAAGSKEYPSDLTIVGIIDRWNGE, from the coding sequence ATGAAGATCATGCGCGTAGAAAAAACGCTGGTATCCACTAACCGCCTTGCCGAACTGGGGCACAAGGGCTTGTTGGTGGTACAGGAAAAAGTCGGTGGAGCGCGGCAAGTGGCAGTGGATGCCATCGGTTGTCTCCCCGGTGACTGGGTAATTTGTGTGGGTTCTTCTGCTGCCCGCGAAGCCGCTGGCAGTAAGGAATACCCTTCCGATCTCACCATCGTCGGCATTATCGACCGCTGGAACGGGGAATAA
- a CDS encoding carboxysome shell carbonic anhydrase: MNSRQAQQALRVTRQTQGKGLTPRKVTHPATPVALRVETGTRLTPVNTAAAGSPRHPLANQHANARLAHCEETVKGRFEAIIPALQAIAGLHLGDGFSAQAQAIAQAQLGYCLPERILNDAWVSGVDMKALYAYCAFQALKLATEQFANDLRQQVEAVQDTRNFFLDCGFHAVDISPCADGRLKGLMRYILRLPLTSFTRRKAYAGALFDVETDVRHWMATELRRFREGVPTTVDAGTRYLKIAVYHTSSSSPCHEGCAAHGSNDHQAVAAALDRLNQFRQAIENSFCCGASTDILLIGVDTDTDAIRVHIPDGNGELSPQRFVDNKVLFHATLGLSADQAGLAVHEAVEAAINQHGWGSGKGAPHDGMRRLVTNLLINNLSQMDYVMDLHNGQYADIGHAERYISVGDGFEEVQIRNVAYYAHLHTLEEGVADMDVGIKIFKGLNVNHGLPVPVAIHYRYDARVPGSRERTVAKAQRVAAAIRSRYAALVEQGLLLCHLSVQDTPTGSPVEVVEDVA, translated from the coding sequence GTGAATAGCCGTCAAGCGCAACAAGCACTGCGTGTGACCCGCCAAACCCAAGGCAAGGGACTCACGCCGCGCAAAGTGACACACCCCGCAACGCCAGTGGCGTTAAGGGTAGAAACGGGAACGCGCTTAACCCCCGTCAACACAGCGGCGGCGGGTTCGCCCCGCCACCCGCTGGCTAACCAACACGCCAATGCCCGCTTGGCGCACTGTGAGGAAACGGTCAAAGGGCGGTTTGAAGCCATCATCCCGGCACTGCAAGCCATCGCTGGTTTGCATCTGGGGGACGGTTTCAGCGCACAGGCACAAGCGATTGCACAAGCCCAACTGGGCTACTGCTTGCCAGAACGCATCCTCAACGATGCCTGGGTTAGCGGTGTCGACATGAAAGCCCTGTATGCGTATTGCGCGTTTCAGGCATTGAAATTGGCAACCGAACAGTTTGCCAACGATTTACGCCAACAGGTGGAAGCGGTGCAGGATACCCGCAACTTCTTCCTCGACTGTGGCTTTCACGCGGTGGACATCAGCCCCTGTGCCGATGGTCGCCTCAAAGGTCTGATGCGCTACATTTTGCGCCTGCCTTTGACCTCGTTTACCCGGCGCAAGGCGTATGCCGGAGCATTATTCGACGTGGAAACGGACGTGCGCCACTGGATGGCAACCGAATTACGCCGTTTCCGCGAAGGTGTGCCAACCACCGTCGATGCAGGGACTCGTTACCTGAAAATCGCGGTGTATCACACCAGTAGCAGTTCCCCCTGCCATGAGGGATGTGCTGCCCACGGGAGTAACGACCATCAAGCGGTGGCAGCGGCACTGGATCGCCTAAACCAGTTCCGCCAGGCTATTGAGAATTCGTTCTGTTGTGGTGCCAGCACAGATATTTTGTTGATCGGGGTTGATACCGACACCGATGCCATCCGGGTACATATTCCCGATGGCAACGGTGAGCTTTCCCCGCAACGTTTTGTGGATAACAAAGTGCTGTTCCATGCCACGCTGGGTTTGTCAGCAGATCAAGCAGGTTTGGCAGTACATGAGGCGGTCGAAGCCGCGATTAACCAGCATGGCTGGGGAAGCGGCAAAGGCGCACCGCATGATGGGATGCGACGGCTGGTGACGAACCTGCTGATCAATAACCTGTCACAGATGGATTACGTGATGGATTTGCACAACGGGCAATACGCCGACATCGGGCACGCCGAACGCTACATCAGCGTTGGGGATGGCTTCGAGGAAGTGCAAATCCGCAATGTGGCGTATTACGCCCACCTGCACACGCTGGAAGAAGGCGTGGCAGACATGGATGTTGGCATCAAGATTTTCAAAGGCTTGAACGTGAATCACGGTCTGCCTGTGCCGGTCGCGATTCACTACCGTTACGATGCCCGCGTACCGGGGTCACGCGAACGCACAGTGGCGAAAGCCCAGCGGGTTGCCGCTGCCATCCGCAGCCGTTACGCGGCATTGGTGGAACAGGGTTTGTTACTGTGCCATTTGTCAGTGCAGGACACGCCGACAGGTAGCCCGGTCGAAGTCGTGGAGGATGTAGCATGA
- a CDS encoding BMC domain-containing protein: MAEVTGIALGMIETRGLVPAIEAADAMTKAAEVRLVGRQFVGGGYVTVLVRGETGAVNAAVRAGADACERVGDGLVAAHIIARVHSEVESILPKAGQPVDNAVIG, encoded by the coding sequence ATGGCTGAAGTAACTGGTATTGCCTTAGGCATGATTGAAACACGCGGTCTGGTACCGGCTATTGAAGCCGCCGACGCCATGACCAAAGCGGCTGAAGTACGTTTGGTAGGTCGCCAATTCGTGGGCGGCGGTTACGTAACCGTGCTGGTACGTGGTGAAACCGGTGCTGTGAATGCAGCGGTGCGGGCAGGCGCGGATGCGTGTGAGCGCGTGGGTGACGGTCTGGTGGCAGCGCACATTATTGCCCGCGTCCACTCTGAAGTCGAAAGCATCCTGCCGAAAGCCGGTCAGCCGGTTGACAATGCAGTAATTGGTTAA